The Nitrospirota bacterium genomic interval ACATGCAATCGCTCTTCATTTCATGTATTATAATTTCTGCCGGATACATCAATCTTTAAGGGTTACACCAGCAATGGCGGCAGGGGTGCCAACACACCTTTGAAAGAAGGACAAAAGGAAAACAGGATAAAAACAGGCAGGTGGAGGAAATTAAAATGAACGATTTTAAGGTATTTTATGATGATGAAGAGGATATTCTTTTTCTTGGAAAAGAGGGAGAGGAAGCAGAGGTGGTAGATATCTCGCCGGGTGTAAATATGGAGCTTGACAGCAGCGGCAACCTTATTGGCGTAGAAGTATTCAATGCCTCCATGATGTTTAAGGACGTCCTAAAGTCAATGGAAAAGAAACTTAATGTTGCATAGTGCCTTGTGCATTTCAAGAATTTAATTCTGTGTTTAACCTTTAATACTGGGGAATAAAGGCATTGATGGATTAGTTAAAATATCATATGATTTTTAACGAAGGGCAAAACCAATGAGCATTCTAATATCCGACGACGTTCTTCAATCAGCCGGATTGACGGAAGAT includes:
- a CDS encoding DUF2283 domain-containing protein — its product is MNDFKVFYDDEEDILFLGKEGEEAEVVDISPGVNMELDSSGNLIGVEVFNASMMFKDVLKSMEKKLNVA